The Thermodesulfobacteriota bacterium genome includes the window GAAACCGCAGCGGGGTCGAAGCCGCCGCCCCGCTGGTAGTCGTAGAGCCAGAGGTCTTCCTCGGTGACCGTACCCGTCAGGAGCCGGACCCCCCGGAAGATGTTTCGCTCGAGGGTGGAGAGCCCGACCACGCCCACCCCGACGGGGAGCGCCGCGTCGGAGCCTCGCTGGATGAGGACCAGGGTCGGCGTGGTGGAGACGCGGAAGAACTCCGCCGTCCGGGGGTCAATGCCGACGTCGATCCTCTTGATCTCCCAGCCGTGTTTCGCGGTGAAGTAGCGGAGGATACCGTCCTGTTCGATGCAGAAGGGGCAGCCCGGCGAGGTGAAGTAGAGGAGCGCGAAGTCCTCCCGGGCTCCGGACAGGGTCCCGTCGATCTCGGCCCCCTCCACCTGCCGCCGGGCCCGCATCCCCGGGTTCACGCTCGGCGCGTCCCGGAGGGTGGAGACCTCGGGGTGCTTGAGGCTCACCAGCGACGCGACGCTCGCGAACCGGGCTGCCCGGAGTCGAGCGACGGTCTCCAGCCGCTTGTACGCCAGGACATTCTCCTCGGTTGGTTGCTGGAGGGCTCCCTTGAAGACCGTGTCCAGGAGGATCCGGAACTCGTCCGGGTGGAGGGTCCAGAGCTCGTCGGGCGAGTAAGCGTCCAGGGACGACGGGGCTGAGGCCTCGGGGGGTAGCGTTTCCAGTGGGTCACGTTGCTCCGCGGGGTCTTGGTACCAGAACCACCCCTGTTGGCGGGTCTCGTAGTAGGAGGGCTCGCCCGGCTTCTCCTGGCAGCGGCCGTCCTGGGCTCCAAGGGTGGAAAGGAGAAGCAGCCCCAAGGCCCGCGATCTCCGATCAAAAGAGCGGGTACGCACGGTTCAGCACCTCCTCCACGTCCACGAAGCCGAAGTACCGCGAGTCCCAACTCCGCGGGTGATGGCCCACCACGAAGAGCTTCCCCTCCGGGATGACCCCGTCGAACCGGAACAACGGCAGCGGGTTCCCCTCCGAGTCCTCGGCCAACGCCCAGCCCAAGTAGTCGCCGTTGCAGTAGACGTCCCCCGTCGCGTAGACGCGAAGCTCGTCCCCCGGCCCGCAGCCAACCTCCTTGAGCAGGCTCACCGGCTCGCTAGTGCCAGCCCACGGGTGGACCCGCTCGAAGCGCACGTAGTCGCCACGGCCGATCTCCCCGGCAATACCGCGATCCCGCAAGAAGAAGACCCGCGAACGCAGGGAGTCGGTGGTCGTCACGCAGAGGCGAGGCGGCAGCCAGAGGACGACGGGCAGGCCCAGGACCCCGAGGGCTAGGGCCTGGGCGAGCCGCCGTTTAGACTTCCGGGAGGCCGCCGGAGGCGCAAGCCGCGACCTGTCGTCTCGGGTTGACTTCCCACCGGGACGAACCATCGAGCCCCTCCTCCGAGTAGTAGTGGAAAACCCGTCCCCTCACTTTTCATTTCGTGCGAGCTGGAACACGGAGCCCCCTACGGACCGCTGTTGAGGAGCGACGCGAGAGTACTTGCCGACGCCCGAGCCATGCTGTAGAAGGCACGGAGTCTGGCTCTGAACTTCCAGTCTCAAGGAGGACACCATGAACAAGGCGGACCTGGTGAGCAGGGTCGCGGACGAGGCCGGGGTCAATCGGACCACGGCCGAGAAGGCCCTGGGCGGAGCGTTGGATGCCATCGGGGCGGCACTGGCCGCCGGGGAGAAGGTCGCGCTGGCCGGCTTCGGCACGTTCAGCGTGACCCAGCGTGAGGCCAGAAAAGGCCGCAACCCCAACACCGGCGAAAAGCTGCGCATTCCGGCCAAAAGGGCCGTGAAGTTCAAACCGGGATCGAAGCTCGCGAACCGGGTGAAGTAGAGGACTCCGGACAGGTTTCCGAGGGCGGCGTCCCCACCGGTGTCGATCCGGCTCATGCGTTCGATGCCGGCAGGACGGCGACATCGCGCGCCTTGAGCCACCCGCTTTCCCCTTCGCAGCTCGCCTGGGCGAGGACGGAAATCCGC containing:
- a CDS encoding conjugal transfer protein TraF translates to MGLLLLSTLGAQDGRCQEKPGEPSYYETRQQGWFWYQDPAEQRDPLETLPPEASAPSSLDAYSPDELWTLHPDEFRILLDTVFKGALQQPTEENVLAYKRLETVARLRAARFASVASLVSLKHPEVSTLRDAPSVNPGMRARRQVEGAEIDGTLSGAREDFALLYFTSPGCPFCIEQDGILRYFTAKHGWEIKRIDVGIDPRTAEFFRVSTTPTLVLIQRGSDAALPVGVGVVGLSTLERNIFRGVRLLTGTVTEEDLWLYDYQRGGGFDPAAVSGSGAPGLRSGTPSRPVSLPTR
- a CDS encoding S26 family signal peptidase; this translates as MVRPGGKSTRDDRSRLAPPAASRKSKRRLAQALALGVLGLPVVLWLPPRLCVTTTDSLRSRVFFLRDRGIAGEIGRGDYVRFERVHPWAGTSEPVSLLKEVGCGPGDELRVYATGDVYCNGDYLGWALAEDSEGNPLPLFRFDGVIPEGKLFVVGHHPRSWDSRYFGFVDVEEVLNRAYPLF
- a CDS encoding HU family DNA-binding protein — encoded protein: MNKADLVSRVADEAGVNRTTAEKALGGALDAIGAALAAGEKVALAGFGTFSVTQREARKGRNPNTGEKLRIPAKRAVKFKPGSKLANRVK